One Anaerolineales bacterium DNA segment encodes these proteins:
- a CDS encoding L-lactate dehydrogenase, giving the protein MKIGIIGSGFVGATAAYAMVMRGVGREIVLVDKNASRAQAEADDILHAVPFAHPLQVRAGDYPDLSGCRVVVITAGTAQKPGETRMDLLARNAAIVSEVVPSVLRHAPEAVLLMVTNPVDVMTHVAAKAAEPFGVASTRVLGSGTTLDTARFRSLLGRHLGVDPQHVHAYVVGEHGDSEVLTWSIAAVGGMPVGQFCCKQIPCRECEEKAKVDEAVRRAAYRIIEGKGATYYGIGSALARICEVILRDQRSILTVCTPTTKVAGVENVTVSLPHLVGGDGVLDAFAMALDEEETALLKRSAQIVREAIQSLGA; this is encoded by the coding sequence ATGAAAATCGGAATCATCGGGAGCGGATTTGTCGGCGCCACCGCCGCCTACGCGATGGTGATGCGCGGCGTGGGGCGGGAAATCGTCCTGGTGGACAAGAACGCCTCGCGGGCGCAGGCCGAGGCGGACGACATCCTGCACGCGGTCCCCTTCGCCCATCCCTTGCAGGTCCGGGCTGGTGATTATCCCGACCTCTCGGGCTGCCGGGTGGTGGTAATCACCGCCGGAACCGCCCAGAAGCCCGGCGAAACCCGGATGGACCTCCTGGCGCGCAACGCCGCAATCGTTTCCGAGGTCGTACCCTCCGTGCTGCGGCACGCCCCGGAAGCCGTCCTGCTGATGGTGACCAATCCGGTGGACGTCATGACGCACGTGGCCGCCAAGGCCGCGGAACCTTTCGGGGTCGCCTCCACCCGGGTGCTCGGCTCCGGAACCACGCTCGACACCGCGCGTTTCCGCTCGCTCCTGGGACGGCATCTGGGAGTGGATCCCCAGCATGTACACGCCTACGTCGTCGGCGAACACGGGGATTCGGAGGTGTTGACTTGGTCGATCGCCGCTGTCGGCGGAATGCCGGTCGGGCAATTCTGCTGCAAACAAATCCCCTGCCGCGAATGCGAGGAGAAGGCCAAGGTCGATGAAGCGGTCCGCCGCGCCGCTTACCGCATCATCGAGGGCAAGGGCGCGACCTATTACGGAATCGGCAGCGCGTTGGCGCGGATCTGCGAGGTGATCTTGCGCGACCAGCGCTCGATCCTCACCGTCTGCACGCCGACCACGAAGGTGGCCGGCGTCGAAAACGTGACCGTCTCCCTGCCGCACCTGGTGGGGGGCGACGGAGTGCTCGACGCCTTCGCCATGGCCCTTGACGAGGAGGAGACGGCGCTGCTTAAGCGCTCAGCCCAAATCGTCCGCGAGGCGATCCAAAGCTTGGGGGCGTAA
- a CDS encoding phosphatase PAP2 family protein yields MSESETPIPGNTWINKVLLLDARLSTKLTAAQRHAGWRTAFRFLAHSGDSWFMIPVMGVIWLLGDGMWKWRMLVMFLAVCITALTAVGLKRLIGRSRPAGDWGLIYRSTDPHSFPSGHAARMAMLAILTLALGPWWLSLLFFLWAPLVALARVAMGVHYLSDVAGGTVLGAAFGIVFAAIL; encoded by the coding sequence ATGTCGGAATCCGAAACCCCGATCCCGGGAAACACCTGGATCAACAAGGTATTGCTGCTCGACGCCCGCCTCTCCACGAAGCTGACCGCGGCCCAGCGCCACGCCGGATGGCGGACGGCGTTCCGTTTCCTGGCGCATTCGGGCGATTCATGGTTCATGATCCCGGTGATGGGCGTGATCTGGCTCCTCGGCGACGGGATGTGGAAGTGGCGGATGCTGGTGATGTTCCTCGCCGTGTGCATCACCGCCCTCACCGCGGTCGGGCTTAAGCGGCTGATCGGCCGCAGCCGACCGGCGGGGGATTGGGGGCTGATCTACCGCTCGACCGATCCGCACTCTTTTCCCTCGGGCCATGCGGCGCGGATGGCGATGCTGGCAATTCTGACGCTTGCGCTCGGCCCGTGGTGGCTGAGTCTGCTGTTCTTCCTGTGGGCGCCGCTGGTGGCGCTGGCACGGGTGGCGATGGGCGTGCATTATCTTTCGGACGTCGCCGGCGGGACGGTGCTGGGGGCGGCGTTCGGAATCGTATTCGCGGCGATTCTGTAA
- a CDS encoding endonuclease MutS2, with product MDEKSLRTLELPRVLERLAEHASFSASRERILASRPASDFAAASRLLDETGQARLLLERHSEISIGGARDIRPAAEDAARGITLLPEALIAVRATLGSACAIRRTLARIAAEVPDLYRIALRMDDSSGLIDAIGRTLSDEGEVLDGASEKLASLRAEVRTTHDRLLTRLQRILSEHASQLQEPILTQREGRYVVPLRAECKGRLRGIVHDQSSSGATLFIEPLAAVELGNRWREAILEEQEEVHRILAALSAQIGAQRESIVLTVEALADYDAAVARARYAEALDAVRAELAEMPEKPPPDFTPLLFHAARHPLLPPEKVVPIDVALRPGVRALVITGPNTGGKTVALKTAGLLALMAQCGMHVPAERGSKTAFFDSVYADIGDEQSIEQSLSTFSAHVGQIIRILAAATPRSLVILDELGAGTDPQEGSGLARAILSDLLRRGIPTLVATHYPELKAFAYNTPGAENACMEFDLRSLRPTYRLVLGLPGRSNALAIAKRLGLPEEILAEARAMVDAGDLEADRLLEKIQRERETARRARADAEKLKGRALQRERMLANRLGGIEEERNRILGESRAQAERELEDLRDELRELRRRAGHAAAPELQNIAAEARALEDRIERSAEKSGLASAPAAAPAREARVGETVRMKGLGVLGKITARDGERYELQLGALRIRAERGDFILPEDLPAPAEAPAPKSAPPPAARTAKPGPGLEFDMRGMMVEDGLIELDRYIDSAVAAGLPWVRIIHGKGSGKLRSAVRDALRRHPQVSSAESGGEHEGGEGVTVARLEV from the coding sequence ATGGACGAGAAATCGCTGCGCACTTTGGAACTTCCGCGGGTGTTGGAACGGCTGGCCGAACACGCGTCATTCTCGGCTTCGCGCGAACGGATCCTCGCCTCCCGCCCGGCGTCGGATTTCGCCGCGGCCTCACGGCTGTTGGATGAAACCGGCCAAGCCCGGCTTCTGCTCGAACGCCATTCCGAAATCTCCATCGGCGGCGCGCGGGACATCCGCCCGGCCGCGGAAGACGCCGCGCGCGGGATCACCCTCCTGCCGGAGGCGCTGATCGCGGTCCGCGCAACCCTGGGGTCCGCCTGCGCCATCCGGCGCACGCTGGCCCGGATCGCCGCAGAAGTTCCCGATCTGTACCGGATCGCCCTGCGGATGGACGACTCCAGCGGGCTGATCGACGCCATCGGGCGGACCTTAAGCGACGAGGGCGAGGTGCTCGACGGCGCTTCCGAGAAGCTCGCTTCCCTGCGGGCCGAGGTGCGCACAACCCACGACCGCCTGCTCACCCGCCTGCAGCGGATCCTTTCCGAACACGCCTCCCAGCTTCAGGAGCCGATCTTGACCCAGCGCGAAGGCCGCTACGTGGTGCCCCTGAGGGCCGAGTGCAAGGGCCGCCTGAGGGGAATCGTCCACGACCAATCCTCCTCCGGCGCGACCCTGTTCATCGAACCGCTGGCCGCGGTCGAACTCGGCAACCGTTGGCGCGAGGCGATCCTGGAGGAGCAGGAGGAGGTCCACCGCATTCTGGCCGCACTCTCGGCCCAGATCGGCGCACAACGCGAATCCATCGTGCTAACCGTCGAGGCGCTGGCGGACTACGATGCGGCCGTCGCCCGCGCCCGCTACGCCGAGGCGTTGGACGCCGTGCGCGCGGAGCTGGCGGAGATGCCGGAAAAGCCGCCGCCGGATTTCACCCCCCTGCTCTTCCACGCCGCGCGCCACCCGCTGCTCCCGCCCGAGAAGGTGGTGCCGATCGACGTCGCTCTGCGGCCGGGGGTGCGGGCTCTGGTCATCACCGGTCCGAACACCGGCGGAAAGACGGTCGCGCTCAAAACCGCCGGCCTGCTCGCGCTGATGGCCCAATGCGGGATGCACGTCCCGGCCGAACGCGGATCGAAAACCGCGTTCTTCGACTCGGTCTACGCCGACATCGGCGACGAGCAGTCGATCGAGCAGTCGCTTTCGACTTTTAGCGCGCACGTCGGGCAGATCATCCGCATCCTCGCCGCGGCCACCCCGCGCTCGCTGGTGATCCTCGACGAACTGGGCGCCGGGACCGATCCGCAGGAGGGATCGGGGCTGGCGCGGGCGATCCTTTCGGACCTTCTGCGCCGCGGGATCCCGACCCTGGTGGCGACCCACTATCCGGAGCTCAAGGCCTTCGCCTACAACACACCGGGCGCGGAGAACGCCTGCATGGAATTCGATCTGCGCTCCCTGCGGCCGACCTACCGCCTGGTTCTCGGTCTGCCGGGGCGCTCCAACGCGCTGGCGATCGCCAAACGGCTGGGCCTGCCGGAGGAAATCCTCGCCGAAGCCCGCGCGATGGTCGACGCCGGCGATCTCGAAGCCGACCGCCTGCTGGAGAAGATCCAGCGCGAGCGCGAAACGGCGCGCCGGGCGCGGGCCGACGCCGAAAAGTTAAAGGGTCGGGCGCTGCAGCGCGAACGGATGCTCGCCAACCGACTGGGCGGGATCGAGGAAGAGCGCAACCGGATCCTCGGAGAATCCCGCGCCCAGGCCGAACGCGAACTGGAGGACCTGCGGGATGAGTTGCGCGAACTCCGCCGCCGGGCGGGCCACGCCGCCGCGCCCGAACTGCAGAACATCGCCGCCGAAGCGCGGGCCCTGGAGGACCGGATCGAGCGCAGCGCGGAGAAAAGCGGCCTCGCTTCCGCCCCGGCGGCCGCGCCGGCGCGCGAGGCGCGCGTCGGCGAAACCGTGCGCATGAAAGGGCTCGGCGTTTTGGGGAAGATCACCGCCCGCGACGGCGAACGCTACGAACTGCAGCTCGGCGCGCTGCGGATCCGCGCCGAGCGCGGGGATTTCATCCTGCCCGAGGATCTGCCCGCGCCGGCGGAGGCGCCCGCGCCGAAATCCGCTCCGCCGCCGGCCGCGCGGACCGCGAAACCCGGCCCGGGCCTGGAATTCGACATGCGCGGAATGATGGTGGAGGACGGGCTGATCGAATTGGATCGCTACATCGATTCGGCGGTGGCGGCCGGCCTGCCGTGGGTGCGGATCATCCACGGCAAGGGGTCCGGCAAGCTGCGCAGCGCGGTGCGCGACGCCCTGCGCCGGCATCCGCAGGTCTCATCAGCCGAATCCGGCGGGGAACACGAAGGCGGCGAGGGCGTGACGGTCGCGCGGCTGGAGGTTTAA
- the trpS gene encoding tryptophan--tRNA ligase: MANKKGRVFSGARPTGRQHLGNYLGAIKNYVALQDDYDCVYCIVDLHALTTLEDFHLLRENTAEMALDWLAAGIRPEETILFVQSHVPQVTELHTILSMFTPLGKLTDLPTFKEKARMHPHNINYGLVGYPVLMAADIALYKADVVPVGIDQESHLEFTREVVRSFNFKTGKPVLVEPQMKTTNYPKVLGTDGAQKMSKSLNNQIELALTEAETAAKVMAMVTDPQRTHRNIPGRPEVCNVFTLHRTFTPAADVERIAADCRSAKLGCVDDKKCLAANINASLAEFRAKRAELAKDPDYVWDVLADGAKRAHLIAEATMAEVRAAIGLP; this comes from the coding sequence GTGGCGAACAAAAAAGGACGCGTGTTCTCCGGCGCCCGCCCGACCGGGCGCCAGCATCTCGGCAACTACCTCGGCGCGATCAAAAACTACGTCGCCCTGCAGGACGATTACGATTGCGTCTACTGCATTGTCGACCTGCACGCCCTGACCACGCTCGAGGATTTTCATCTCCTGCGGGAGAACACCGCCGAAATGGCGCTGGACTGGCTGGCGGCGGGCATCCGCCCGGAGGAGACGATCCTCTTCGTGCAAAGCCACGTTCCGCAGGTGACCGAACTGCACACGATCCTTTCGATGTTCACGCCGCTCGGGAAACTCACCGACCTGCCGACCTTCAAGGAAAAAGCCCGCATGCACCCGCACAACATCAACTACGGGCTGGTGGGCTACCCGGTGCTGATGGCCGCCGACATCGCACTCTACAAGGCCGACGTCGTCCCGGTCGGGATCGACCAGGAAAGCCACCTCGAGTTCACGCGCGAAGTGGTGCGCTCGTTCAACTTCAAAACCGGTAAACCGGTTCTGGTCGAGCCGCAGATGAAGACGACCAATTACCCCAAGGTGCTCGGCACCGACGGGGCGCAGAAGATGAGCAAGAGCCTCAACAACCAGATCGAACTGGCCCTCACCGAGGCGGAGACCGCGGCCAAGGTAATGGCCATGGTCACCGACCCCCAGCGCACCCACCGCAACATCCCCGGCCGCCCCGAAGTGTGCAACGTCTTCACCCTGCACCGGACCTTCACGCCCGCCGCGGACGTGGAACGGATCGCGGCCGATTGCCGCAGCGCCAAACTCGGCTGCGTCGACGATAAAAAATGCCTGGCGGCGAACATCAACGCAAGCCTCGCGGAATTCCGCGCCAAACGCGCCGAATTGGCGAAGGATCCGGATTACGTCTGGGACGTGCTGGCCGACGGCGCCAAACGCGCGCACCTCATCGCCGAAGCGACGATGGCCGAAGTGCGCGCGGCGATCGGTCTGCCGTGA
- a CDS encoding D-tyrosyl-tRNA(Tyr) deacylase, translating into MRVVLQRVTKASVSVDGQAVAAVGRGLLIFLGIGARDGAGDADALAEKCAYLRIFEDEAGKTNLSVQDVRGEALVVSQFTLYADARKGRRPSFTDAAAPEAAEPLVRRFAEKLNALEVPARTGAFGAHMRVELVNDGPFTVWLDTDNR; encoded by the coding sequence ATGCGAGTAGTCCTTCAGCGGGTTACGAAAGCCAGCGTGAGCGTCGACGGCCAGGCCGTCGCCGCGGTCGGGCGCGGCCTGCTGATTTTTCTGGGGATCGGCGCGCGGGACGGCGCGGGGGATGCGGACGCCCTGGCGGAAAAGTGCGCCTACCTGCGGATCTTCGAGGACGAGGCGGGAAAAACGAACTTGTCGGTTCAGGATGTTCGGGGGGAAGCGCTGGTGGTTTCGCAATTCACGCTGTATGCCGACGCGCGCAAGGGAAGGCGGCCCTCCTTCACCGACGCCGCCGCGCCGGAGGCCGCCGAACCGCTGGTGCGCCGATTTGCGGAGAAGCTGAACGCGCTGGAAGTGCCAGCCCGCACCGGTGCCTTCGGCGCGCACATGCGGGTGGAACTCGTCAACGATGGGCCGTTTACGGTCTGGCTGGACACCGATAACAGATAA
- the purB gene encoding adenylosuccinate lyase, whose amino-acid sequence MDVDVLLDDYASPFSSRYGSVAMRRIFSEKNRRTLWRRIWIALAETQQKFGLVRPEQVEDLRLHAADVTLERSLEIEKEIGHDVMAEVRAFAELCPVGGGIIHWGATSADITDNADVLRMRDGMDLLLDGLRRLLEAVAGQIERYAGFVVLGYTHLQPAEPTTLGYRLALFGQDLLEHWEDLGRIRDGLRGKGMKGAVGTAASYGEILNGKNVSPDVIDATVMEMLGLKSYPIASQTYPRIQDYRALSALAGLAAALHKFAFDLRIMQSAGFGEVREPMGKRQVGSSAMPFKRNPVKSENVCSLARFVAVLPEIAWQNAASNLLERTLDDSANRRSILPEAFLATEEMLTVMTAVVGGLDVDEAGCAANLARFGAFSASERVLMGLVAAGADRQAMHEKIREHSRKAWEVLREGRPNPLADYLAADPDMLKHLQPARIRELMDAGAYVGSAPDRAREMAKRIKAAIKE is encoded by the coding sequence ATGGACGTCGATGTCTTGCTGGATGATTACGCCTCGCCCTTCAGCTCGCGCTACGGATCCGTCGCCATGCGCCGGATTTTTTCCGAAAAGAACCGCCGCACCCTCTGGCGGCGGATCTGGATCGCGCTGGCGGAGACCCAGCAGAAATTCGGACTCGTCCGCCCCGAACAGGTGGAGGACTTGCGCCTGCACGCCGCGGATGTGACCCTCGAGCGTTCGCTGGAAATCGAAAAGGAAATCGGCCACGACGTGATGGCCGAGGTCCGCGCCTTCGCCGAACTCTGCCCGGTCGGCGGCGGGATCATCCATTGGGGGGCAACCTCGGCCGACATCACCGACAACGCCGACGTATTGCGGATGCGCGACGGAATGGATCTGCTGTTGGACGGACTCCGCAGGCTGCTCGAGGCCGTCGCCGGGCAGATCGAGCGTTACGCCGGATTCGTGGTCCTCGGATACACGCACCTCCAACCCGCCGAGCCGACGACTCTCGGATACCGCTTGGCGCTTTTCGGGCAGGATTTGCTCGAGCATTGGGAGGACCTTGGACGGATCCGCGACGGCCTGCGCGGCAAGGGGATGAAGGGGGCAGTGGGGACCGCGGCCTCGTACGGCGAAATCCTCAACGGAAAGAACGTGTCCCCGGATGTCATCGACGCGACCGTGATGGAGATGCTGGGCCTGAAGTCCTACCCGATCGCCTCGCAGACGTATCCGCGGATACAGGATTACCGCGCGCTCTCGGCGCTGGCCGGCTTGGCCGCCGCACTGCACAAGTTCGCCTTCGACCTGCGGATCATGCAATCCGCCGGTTTCGGCGAAGTGCGCGAGCCGATGGGCAAGCGCCAGGTGGGTTCCAGCGCGATGCCCTTCAAACGCAACCCGGTGAAATCCGAGAACGTCTGCTCGCTGGCGCGCTTCGTGGCCGTTTTGCCGGAGATCGCCTGGCAGAACGCCGCGAGCAACCTGCTGGAGCGCACGCTCGACGATTCCGCCAACCGGCGCAGCATCCTGCCTGAGGCGTTTCTGGCGACCGAGGAAATGCTGACCGTGATGACCGCCGTCGTCGGCGGGCTGGATGTGGACGAGGCGGGTTGCGCGGCGAACCTCGCCCGGTTCGGCGCGTTCTCGGCCAGCGAACGGGTGCTGATGGGGCTCGTGGCGGCCGGGGCCGACCGGCAGGCGATGCACGAAAAGATCCGCGAACACAGCCGCAAGGCGTGGGAGGTTCTGCGCGAAGGACGCCCGAACCCGCTGGCGGATTACCTGGCCGCCGATCCTGACATGCTCAAGCACCTCCAGCCGGCGCGGATCCGGGAGCTGATGGACGCCGGCGCGTATGTCGGCTCGGCGCCGGATCGCGCGCGGGAAATGGCGAAGAGGATCAAAGCGGCGATAAAGGAGTAG
- the era gene encoding GTPase Era codes for MQSVPVHRSGFVAVVGRPNVGKSTLLNALLGQKIAGVSPWPQTTRRRQMGILTLPSAQLIFLDTPGWHAPKDGLGRAMIRDSEKTIRDSDVVLFLADLSLPPAEEDRALAAWLIRHEPDAPAVLALNKADAVAPPLCEERAAVYRALLPQAEGCVISARENLGLGELIERISARLPEGPILYPEEEITDLSEREISADLIREAALRNLRAEVPHGVAVRIEQYKERGEGGAWVEATIFVERESHKAIVIGKGGSMLKRIGTDARRKIEAMSGRKLYLQLRVKALPGWRDREDALRRLGYATKEK; via the coding sequence ATGCAGAGCGTCCCCGTCCACCGATCGGGCTTCGTCGCCGTCGTCGGTCGTCCCAACGTCGGCAAATCCACCCTGCTGAACGCCTTGCTCGGCCAAAAAATCGCCGGAGTGTCGCCGTGGCCGCAAACGACGAGACGCCGGCAAATGGGGATCCTCACCCTCCCGTCCGCGCAACTGATCTTCCTCGACACGCCGGGCTGGCACGCGCCCAAGGACGGCCTGGGCCGGGCGATGATCCGCGATTCCGAAAAAACCATCCGGGATTCGGATGTGGTTCTGTTTCTGGCGGACCTCTCGCTCCCACCGGCGGAGGAGGACCGCGCCCTCGCCGCCTGGCTGATCCGGCACGAGCCGGATGCTCCCGCCGTTCTCGCGCTGAACAAGGCGGACGCCGTTGCGCCGCCGTTATGCGAGGAGCGCGCCGCCGTTTACCGCGCGCTCCTGCCGCAGGCCGAAGGCTGCGTGATCTCCGCCAGGGAAAACCTGGGGCTTGGGGAATTGATCGAGAGAATTTCCGCGCGGCTTCCCGAAGGGCCGATTCTGTACCCGGAAGAGGAAATCACCGATTTGTCGGAGCGGGAAATCTCCGCCGATCTGATCCGGGAAGCGGCTCTGCGCAACCTGCGGGCCGAAGTCCCCCACGGCGTGGCGGTCCGGATCGAGCAATACAAGGAACGCGGGGAGGGAGGCGCCTGGGTCGAAGCCACGATCTTCGTCGAGAGGGAATCGCACAAAGCGATCGTGATCGGCAAGGGGGGATCCATGCTGAAGCGGATCGGCACCGACGCCCGGCGGAAGATCGAAGCGATGAGCGGCCGCAAGCTGTATCTGCAGCTGCGGGTCAAGGCGCTTCCCGGTTGGCGCGACCGCGAGGACGCCCTCCGGCGGCTGGGGTACGCGACGAAGGAAAAGTAG
- a CDS encoding SCP2 sterol-binding domain-containing protein — MALDAKQLVDQMLANFPPDKAAGLEAEIQLILSGPGGGNWVIKFAGGKVTATEGKTSAPRLTVTAGLADLIAVAEGKLDGMAAFMQGKIKLDGDVGLAMRMVNLFQRA, encoded by the coding sequence ATGGCTCTTGACGCCAAACAATTAGTCGATCAGATGCTGGCTAATTTTCCCCCCGACAAAGCCGCCGGACTGGAAGCGGAGATTCAATTGATTCTGTCCGGGCCGGGCGGCGGAAATTGGGTGATCAAGTTCGCCGGCGGGAAAGTGACCGCAACGGAGGGGAAAACCAGCGCCCCCCGGTTGACCGTCACCGCCGGCCTGGCGGATCTGATCGCCGTTGCGGAAGGCAAGCTTGACGGCATGGCCGCGTTCATGCAGGGGAAGATTAAACTCGACGGCGATGTCGGCCTGGCGATGCGCATGGTTAACTTGTTTCAGCGCGCCTGA
- a CDS encoding PilZ domain-containing protein codes for MDIGKWVQEGQIVNISTSMEGEDWYASKVAEVGSASFFILPPKKDNGAFSFQPDQRIRVSVPSKEGLFQFTCGVLCEEQGSGRRVELDFPKEVVHLERRAFPRLPVRMDAQYAEIRDGGGNIPYSRSTALDISGGGIRLETNRLCPRESLVRVKFQIPLGAMEEELILTGRIVRSTPAEGARKSQAGVEFIDITPQQQESLVQFILDRRKDARPQA; via the coding sequence ATGGACATCGGCAAGTGGGTCCAGGAAGGCCAAATTGTGAACATTTCGACCTCCATGGAGGGGGAAGATTGGTATGCGTCGAAAGTTGCGGAGGTGGGGTCCGCTTCCTTCTTCATCCTGCCTCCGAAAAAAGACAACGGTGCGTTTTCGTTCCAACCCGATCAAAGAATCCGCGTCAGCGTTCCCTCGAAAGAGGGGCTTTTCCAATTTACCTGCGGGGTGCTGTGCGAGGAGCAGGGATCCGGGCGCCGCGTGGAGTTGGATTTTCCAAAGGAGGTGGTCCATTTGGAGCGTCGCGCATTTCCGCGTCTTCCCGTCCGGATGGATGCCCAATATGCGGAGATCCGGGACGGGGGGGGGAACATCCCGTACTCGCGTTCCACGGCGCTCGACATCAGCGGGGGGGGAATCCGGCTGGAAACGAACCGGCTGTGCCCGCGGGAAAGCCTGGTGCGGGTGAAGTTCCAGATTCCGCTCGGGGCGATGGAGGAGGAATTAATCCTGACCGGGCGGATTGTCCGTTCGACTCCCGCCGAGGGCGCCAGGAAAAGCCAGGCGGGCGTGGAATTCATCGACATCACGCCGCAGCAGCAGGAATCGCTGGTGCAGTTCATCTTGGACCGCCGGAAGGATGCGCGTCCCCAAGCGTGA
- a CDS encoding SCO1664 family protein, which translates to MGTSTDRGSRPTSTDRALEILRKGEAEVRGLFRLGSNDAFLCRLRSDAGELQAVYKPVRGERPLWDFPRGSLAKREAAAFETARLLGWDFVPPTVFRRDGPLGPGSFQEYLNLDLEQNYFLLRGQAPAALRRVAAFDILVNNADRKAMHVLRDDAGRIWLIDHGLCFHRDWKLRTVIWDFAGQALPDDVLQVLAAFAESKPDDHPSPNSSIRTRLKGALSPLISGEEISAVRVRAKALWKAKKFPLPGPGVSIPWPVLA; encoded by the coding sequence ATGGGCACAAGCACTGATCGGGGTTCACGCCCGACATCCACAGACCGCGCGCTGGAAATCCTCCGCAAGGGCGAGGCGGAAGTGCGCGGTTTGTTCCGCCTCGGTTCGAACGACGCTTTTCTGTGCCGGCTGCGTTCGGATGCCGGCGAGCTTCAGGCGGTGTACAAACCGGTGCGGGGGGAGCGCCCGCTGTGGGATTTTCCCCGGGGCAGCTTGGCCAAACGCGAAGCCGCGGCGTTTGAGACGGCCCGCCTGCTCGGCTGGGATTTCGTGCCCCCTACGGTGTTCCGCCGCGACGGACCGCTCGGCCCCGGGTCCTTCCAGGAATACCTGAATCTGGACCTCGAGCAGAATTATTTCCTTCTCCGTGGGCAGGCTCCGGCCGCCCTGCGGCGGGTGGCGGCCTTTGACATCCTGGTCAACAATGCGGACCGCAAGGCGATGCACGTCCTGCGCGACGATGCCGGAAGGATCTGGCTGATCGATCACGGGTTGTGCTTCCACCGGGATTGGAAACTGCGGACCGTCATCTGGGATTTTGCCGGCCAAGCCCTGCCGGACGACGTCCTGCAGGTGTTGGCGGCCTTCGCCGAATCCAAACCGGACGATCATCCTTCGCCGAATTCCTCGATTCGAACCCGTCTGAAGGGCGCCCTGTCTCCGCTGATTTCCGGTGAAGAGATCTCCGCGGTGAGGGTCAGGGCGAAAGCCCTTTGGAAGGCGAAAAAATTCCCGCTTCCCGGCCCGGGGGTTTCGATTCCCTGGCCGGTTTTGGCTTAG
- a CDS encoding DUF3090 domain-containing protein: MTPSRYEIRPVERITVGAIGEPGHRVFYLQAGGGEKLLTLRVEKEQVLMLALSIEQFLNDLQQRFPNLAEADARFEEGEMDLVDPLEPAFHIGNMGLGYDEKEDRLLFVLREAVEDLPAGNPTSEASLWCTRGQLRRLALWGAELARRGRPICGNCGNPIDPGGHFCPRRNGHKH; encoded by the coding sequence ATGACACCCTCTCGGTATGAGATACGTCCCGTGGAACGGATCACCGTCGGCGCAATCGGCGAACCCGGGCACCGCGTGTTTTACCTGCAAGCCGGAGGAGGGGAAAAGCTTCTGACCCTCCGGGTGGAGAAGGAACAGGTGCTGATGCTGGCCTTGTCGATCGAGCAGTTTCTCAACGACCTCCAGCAGCGGTTTCCGAACCTTGCGGAGGCCGATGCGCGGTTCGAAGAGGGGGAGATGGACTTGGTCGATCCGCTGGAGCCGGCATTCCACATCGGTAACATGGGGCTGGGATACGATGAGAAGGAGGACCGGCTGTTGTTCGTCCTGCGCGAGGCCGTCGAGGATCTGCCCGCCGGAAATCCGACCTCGGAGGCTTCCCTGTGGTGCACCCGCGGCCAATTGCGGCGGCTGGCGCTGTGGGGGGCCGAGTTGGCGCGCCGCGGCCGGCCGATCTGCGGGAACTGCGGGAATCCGATCGATCCCGGCGGTCACTTCTGCCCCCGGAGAAATGGGCACAAGCACTGA
- a CDS encoding histidine phosphatase family protein gives MTVLLLVRHGETDWLGERLAGRLPDVHLNAEGRRKAETVAAMLRDVPLAEVYSSPLERAVETAEPAARTAGLRIVRDDRLQEVDFGGLAGFPYAELREVPIWRKVHRDPASVRYPGGESLQEVQDRAVRFIKELQSGRESGVVAAFTHADTIRLALAFFLGMPLASYHALVTDPASVSVLSLTGRVVRVHGVNLPPGSPLVIPKD, from the coding sequence ATGACCGTCCTGCTCCTGGTCCGCCACGGCGAAACCGATTGGCTTGGGGAGCGTCTGGCCGGTCGGCTTCCGGATGTCCACCTGAACGCGGAAGGGCGCAGGAAGGCGGAGACGGTGGCGGCCATGCTCCGCGACGTTCCCCTCGCCGAGGTCTATTCTTCCCCCCTCGAACGGGCGGTGGAAACGGCGGAACCCGCTGCGCGAACGGCGGGATTGAGAATCGTCCGCGATGATCGCCTGCAGGAGGTGGATTTCGGCGGGCTTGCAGGATTTCCCTACGCCGAACTGCGTGAGGTCCCGATCTGGCGGAAGGTTCACCGGGATCCGGCGTCCGTGCGGTATCCCGGCGGTGAGAGCCTCCAGGAAGTCCAGGATCGGGCCGTTCGGTTCATCAAGGAGCTGCAGTCCGGCCGGGAATCCGGGGTTGTGGCGGCATTCACCCATGCCGACACCATCCGGCTGGCGCTGGCGTTTTTCCTGGGCATGCCCTTGGCCTCTTACCATGCCCTGGTGACGGATCCGGCGTCGGTTTCGGTGCTATCCTTAACGGGGCGGGTTGTCCGGGTGCACGGGGTCAACCTCCCCCCGGGATCACCGCTGGTCATCCCAAAGGATTAA